The Photobacterium sanguinicancri genome includes the window CGAATAGCTCAGTCTGATTCATCTCATCATTGAACAGGTGCTCATCACAGTAGTGCTGGCCGAAAGCATCATTAGAGAATAGGATGTTGTCGCCAGTCATGTAAGTAGCCATTGAATCAGGCCAGTGCAGCATCTTCATCTCAACAAAGACAAGTGCTTTGCCGTTACCAATATCAAGTGTGTCACCCGTCTTGACCACTCGGAAATCCCAGTCTGGCTGGTGGTGATGACCAATGATACTGTCAACGCCAGCCTCAGTGCAGTAGATCGGTGTGTTTGGAATCTTTGCCATTAGCGTAGACAATGCACCAGCGTGGTCATGCTCTGCATGTTGAGTGATGATGTAATCAATTTGGTTAAGGTCAATTTCTTGTTCTAGGTTCGCAATGAATTGCTCGTCGAACTGATGGTCGACTGTGTCGATTAGAACCGTTTTTTCTTCTTGGATTAGGTAGCTGTTGTAACTCGTACCACGGCCCATTTTGTACTCAGTACCGTGGAAGTATTCTGTTTCCCAGTCTTTGATACCAACCCATTTCACATTGTTTTTAACTTGAATAGACATAACAGCTACCTATGTATTTTGCATAACATGTATTTTGAGTGCATGTTATACCTCGATATTTGTTATGGCAACACTAAACATGCATAAAAAATACATGTTATAAATAAATTATTGATTATATTGATTATAAAAATAAAACTGGGTGTTTTATGATTGAGGGGATAAAGGGCGGGGGATTAGTTTTGGCTGGAAAGTAAACAAAAAAAAGGTTGGCACTAGGCCAACCTTTTTATGTCAGAGCGTGAATTAAAGTGCGTCTGTTAGCTTAACTGCATCACCGATGTAGTTAGCTGGTGTCATTTCTTTTAGACGTGCTTTTTCGTGCTCAGGAAGCTCAAGGCCATCAATGAATGCACGCATGCCTTCACCGTCGACACGCTTACCGCGCGTTAGCTCTTTTAGCTTCTCGTAAGGTTTTTCGATGCCGTAACGACGCATAACGGTCTGTACTGGCTCTGCCAATACTTCCCAGTTACGGTCTAATTCAGCTTCTAGCGCAGCTTGGTTTACTTCAAGCTTGCTAATACCTTTAAGCGTTGATGTGTATGCAATGATCGCATAACCACAACCTACACCTAGGTTACGAAGTACTGTTGAGTCAGTAAGGTCACGCTGCCAGCGAGAAACTGGAAGCTTTTGAGCTAGGTGATTAAAGATAGCGTTAGCTAGACCTAGGTTACCTTCTGAGTTTTCAAAGTCGATTGGGTTAACTTTGTGTGGCATGGTTGAAGAACCAATTTCGCCAGCAATGGTTTTTTGCTTAAAGTGACCCAGTGCAATGTAACCCCAAACGTCGCGATCGAAATCAAGAAGAATGGTGTTGAAGCGTGCGACTGCATCGAATAGCTCTGCGATGTAATCGTGCGGCTCGATTTGCGTTGTATATGGGTTCCACGTTACGCCAAGAGATTCAGTGATGAACTCTTCGCTGAACTGGTGCCAATCAACTTCAGGGTAAGCCGAGATGTGTGCGTTGTAGTTGCCTACAGCACCATTGATTTTCGCAAGAATTTCAACGCTTTCGATTTGCTTGAATTGACGTTCCATACGGTACGCCACGTTAGCCATTTCTTTACCCATCGTTGACGGAGAAGCAGGCTGGCCGTGTGTACGAGACAGTAGTGGAATTTCACGGTATTCGTTAGCCAATGCTTTAATAGCGTCGATAACGTTACGGATTTCAGGAAGGATCACAGTCTCACGCGCTTCGCTTAGCATTAGTGCGTGAGAAGTGTTGTTGATGTCTTCAGAAGTACATGCAAAGTGAATAAACTCATTCACAGCGTGTAGCTCAGGTACGTCAGCAACTTTCTCTTTCAGGAAGTATTCAACCGCTTTTACGTCGTGGTTTGTTGTACGCTCGATCTCTTTGATACGTAGCGCATCTTCTTCACTAAATTCAGCAGCAACGCGATCTAAAAAGGCGTTTGCTTCTGCGCTGAATGCAGGAACTTCCACGATAGCGTCAGTAGCAGCCAGTTTTTGTAACCAACGGATTTCAACAATAGTGCGGTACTTTAGCAGACCAAATTCACTGAAGATGCTGCGAAGGGCAATTGTTTTACTTCCGTATCGGCCGTCTACCGGGGAAACAGCAGTCAATGCTGACAGTTCCATGTTGTCTCTCTCCTGATTGATGAGGTTTAACAAATTGGATATTACGAAGCAGTATTAACTGCTTCGTAATCAATAAAATTATTAACAGCGAGCAAGCAAAATTTTTGCTTGTTCAACCATTTGCTTACGCCCGAAAATTAAATGACGACGCTTACCACCGACTTGACGCCACAATACAGCACTGCGCACAGCGGCAAGTAGCAAACCGCGTACTTTGTGCTGAACACTATTTTGTTGTAAGTGGGCAGGTGTACCTGTTACCTGAATGCGAGGCCCTAATGGGCTGATGGTATCAAGGTAAACGCTGGCAATATTGCTAATCATTTGTTCTTCGAGCAATTCAAAATGCTCGGTTTGGCGCTTGAGAACGTCAATGCGCTCGCCAAGCTGAGCCATGCTATCGCGGCGGCTAGATAATTTACGCTCTAGTGCCATTACGCTAACGAGGTAGCGTGTGATTTCATTGCCAGATGGTGTGTTATCAATCTCTGCTGTTAAGGTTTCTAAGCCCAAACGTAAGCTTGATTCATCACCGTAAATATCAAGGGTGTTAGCAGGATCTGTCGCCATAATACTATTTAGACAGGTTGCTAACTCATCGCTATCGCAATTGCCGTCGCGGGCAACTTTCTGAACGAGTTTCACTGCTTGGCAGATACCAGCAAAAGCGATGGTACGATCGTATAAAGAGTTTGCCACGTGCGACTGCTCCTTAAATGCGTTGTTCAATAATGCCGCCACCTAGACAAATTTCGTCAAGGTAGAAGACTGCTGATTGGCCGGGTGTTACTGCGATCTGTGGTTCATCAAAGATGACTTTGATGTTCTCATCATCGATTGGCAAGATAGTACAAGGGATATCTTGCTGACGGTAACGTGTTTTCACCGTACATTTCAGTGGTTCACGAATTGGCTGACGATCAACCCAATGCAGTTGTGAAGCCACTAAACCTTCTGATTTTAGGCGAGGGTGATCTTTACCTTGGCCTACAATTAAAACGTTACGTTTCACATCTTTATCAACTACGTACCAAGCGTCTTCTAAGCCGTTTCCGCCTTTTTGTCCGCCAATATGTAGGCCTTTACGTTGACCTAGTGTGTGGTACATCAAGCCTTGGTGTTCGCCAATGACTTTACCTTCGTCAGCCGTTTCGATTTTGCCAGGCTGCGCAGGTAAGTACTTACCTAAGAATTCAGTAAACTTACGCTCACCGATGAAACAAATACCGGTTGAATCTTTTTTCT containing:
- the purB gene encoding adenylosuccinate lyase, coding for MELSALTAVSPVDGRYGSKTIALRSIFSEFGLLKYRTIVEIRWLQKLAATDAIVEVPAFSAEANAFLDRVAAEFSEEDALRIKEIERTTNHDVKAVEYFLKEKVADVPELHAVNEFIHFACTSEDINNTSHALMLSEARETVILPEIRNVIDAIKALANEYREIPLLSRTHGQPASPSTMGKEMANVAYRMERQFKQIESVEILAKINGAVGNYNAHISAYPEVDWHQFSEEFITESLGVTWNPYTTQIEPHDYIAELFDAVARFNTILLDFDRDVWGYIALGHFKQKTIAGEIGSSTMPHKVNPIDFENSEGNLGLANAIFNHLAQKLPVSRWQRDLTDSTVLRNLGVGCGYAIIAYTSTLKGISKLEVNQAALEAELDRNWEVLAEPVQTVMRRYGIEKPYEKLKELTRGKRVDGEGMRAFIDGLELPEHEKARLKEMTPANYIGDAVKLTDAL
- the hflD gene encoding high frequency lysogenization protein HflD gives rise to the protein MANSLYDRTIAFAGICQAVKLVQKVARDGNCDSDELATCLNSIMATDPANTLDIYGDESSLRLGLETLTAEIDNTPSGNEITRYLVSVMALERKLSSRRDSMAQLGERIDVLKRQTEHFELLEEQMISNIASVYLDTISPLGPRIQVTGTPAHLQQNSVQHKVRGLLLAAVRSAVLWRQVGGKRRHLIFGRKQMVEQAKILLARC